TTGTCGACGCATCGATCAGCGATGAATTTGGGCCCGGTGATTTGGGGACGATCAACGAAGCTCGTGTGAAGATTCAGTATTCGGTTCGATGTCCGAACTGGATCGAAGCGAAGCAAGTTTTGCTTTATCAGAACGGATTGAAAATTGCCGAGGCTGATGTTGCAGACCGGGAATCGATGAATGGCTTTTTCGAAATCGACAATCCGGGGAAAGACGCTTTCTATACCGTACTCGCGATCGGGCCTGGTACTCGTCATCCCGCTTGGCCAATGGCTCAGCCGTATCAAGCTGACGGGCCGGCATGGGATCCGATCAATTTCAGTTTCACCGGCGCGATACGAGTCGACTTTGATGGCGACGAAAAATTTCAGTCCGCTTACGACTATGCAGAGGTGCTGGTGAAAGAAGCTGGCGGAGATTTAGGAACTCTGTTGTCTCGGCTAAAGGACTTCGATGAATCGGTATCCGTGCAAGCGGCAAGTTTGTGGAACGAAAGGCATACATCAATCGGGGATCAGGAAGTGCAACAACGGGTTTCGGAAGCTGCATCCGAGGTCAAATCCGGGTTCACTCGGTACTGGAATGCGTGGCGGGAATCCCGGATTGCGGCCTTTCATGCCCCTTGATGGCCGCCGATGAACGCTAGGTCGGTGAAGCACCCACAGAAGCTTTATCGACGATGGATGACAAGTTTTGAAAGCAGACTTCGGTCGCCTGTTTGCAGTCGTAGCCTGCTTGACGCCAGATCATCGAACTGACCTCGCTGCAAACTTCACCTCGATAGCCGCCTTCGATAAACTGCCGAAGAAGTTCCACGTGCGGCATCGTTCTGGACTCTCCTGGCAACGCAAAGTTCACCTTGCCGTCTTGCTCAACCGCATCTTTGAGCACGATGTATCCGGTGTAACGCAACGACTGTTGAACAGTCTTCTGCAGGTCTAAGCCGCGGAAAACGAAGTGACTTGGGTCATAGACCATGCACAGAGATTCTTGTTGCTTCAGCTGTTCAAACAGCCAAATGGCATGCTCGGGTAGCGACATCGCCTGGCCACGGTGGGGCTTGATGGCAAGTCGGATGCCTGCCTTTCGAGCCAGCTCCGTCCAGGATCCCAAGACGTCACGAAAGATCGATCGCTTTTCCATCCATTCACCTCCACCGAGGACTGACTGGATGATCGGAGGTTTCTGCGGTGACAGGTCATGTGCAAGCTGAAGCATCTGTTCAACCCAGGCATTTTGCTCGGCCGACTTCTTTGGATCCGGATTAGGAAGCCCCATCAAAGCGCCGATCTGCAGACCGCTGTCTGAAACCAGTTGCCGAACTTCTTGACGATCCGCTGGTGTCAGCTGATCAGGTGCCCCGTGGTAGGTCGGCATCGCCGCGATTTCGATCGAGTCGAATCCTGTTGATGCCACCAGCCGGATCGACTCAGTCAGTGAATAGTTGGGATGCCCGTAGGTTCCGAATCCGATCGTGCATCGGCCCGTAGAAGTATGGTTTGCGTTGGCCAACGATGCGAATGGAAGCATCGCGGCACTTTGCAGCAGTAGTCGACGATGAAGAGCTGGCACGGTGATCGGTGGGGTTGGAGCGGGAGGCGGGAGACCACCATCATACTGAAACAGATTGTCGGCGGGGTTTGGAACACCACGATCAGAAGTCGCGGGTTTTCAGTCGAGGAATTGGCGGAGAGCACCGTTACCCGGACATTGATACCATTTCAGTCAACGAGGGGGCGTCAGCGCTGATTGGCTGTCGCAGGTTTCTCGATTTCAAACTGGACGTTTCCTTGAGACGGTCCGATAATGTAAGCGAGCTGATTACTTCTACTTTTGGTGCAGCAACGTGCAGCCCTTTCGTGTGATTACCGCCATCGCCCTGCTAGTGCATTCGGTTTTCGGATGTTCTGTGCACGCGGCGTGCGTTTGCGAAGGTCACTCGCATGTTTCACATCAAGAATCGGAAGACGCCAACACCAGCGTTCTGGACGAACAGCCGCATCATGGTTGTTCGCACCACCACGTGAAATCTGTTTCAGAGCAGATTGATGATCAATGTCATCGTGAGCCTTCGATTGAAATTGCACCGAAAGAGTCCAGCGTTTCCACGTCCGGGCTAGCTCAGCTGCGCTCGATGGATTGTCTTTGTTGTGCGTCGAGCCCCAGTCGCAACGATGCCCCGTGTGGCGATGGCAGCGTCCGCTGCAGCTTTCTGACTTCTGAGAATTCGTTTTCGGTCAGCCAATTTCTTCCGATCGTTTCCGATTTCGACTTCGTTTTGCCAGACGACGCCTGTGTCGCCAGGCCCGCTGTGCGACATCAGCGAATGGGAATGGTTCAGTATGAAAGTCCCCAATGCCGCTGTGCGGCCTTCTGCACCTGGTTGATCTAACCATCTGGTTTTTTGCAGCATCGATCTGCTGCTTCGTTGCTAGATCCTAGTGGTGCCGATTCTTGATCGGTATCAAGCGATGCTCGACTTGGTCGAGCCGTTCGGTTTAGCAATTCATCTAGGGGACTGATCGTCGACGATGAAGACGGCTTGTGCGCAGGCAATGTGAAGAGTCGATATCGGTCCATACAGGAAGTGATGCTGTCGCGATTGGCGATAGTTCCGGTCACCAGCGCGCTGACTCAACCAGACGATTTCAAATCATTCGGTTTCAAATTCATCAGTCCAATGAATCAGAAAACAAAGCGGATTCCCGACTTTCGTGGGCCTCTCGTCACGCTATGCGTCATAGTTGTGGTGGCGATCGCAGGTCTGTATCTCTTTACTAGTATTCCCGCAAGCAACGGATGGCCGTTGGCGTCGTTGTCAGCGGATTCGGATCATTCCGAAGACAGCGGGCACGACGAATCGCATGAGGGGCATGATCATTCAGGCCACGATCATGAGGGGCACTCCGAAGCCGACTCGATCGAGTTAAGTGATCAAGCTCGGGCAAATTTGCGTTTGACAACGACCGTTGCCAGCGTGCAACCATTTAGCGAATACGTGGAAATCCCCGGTGTCGTGACGCCATGGCCTGGAAGGACTCACATCACGATCACCTCGCCGTTAACAGGCGTCATCAATTCGATTCGTGTATCTCGCGGTGAATTGGTAGCCAGCGGCACGCCGCTATTTACGCTGCGACTGACGCACCAAGACCTCGTGCAAACGCAGGAAAAGTTTTTGACGTCGTTGGGGCAATTGGATGTAGAGGAGCGAGAGATTCGGCGTTTATCTTCGATTGCTTCATCAGGGGCGATCGCAGCAAACAAACGTATCGAACGTGAATATGAACGAGATCGATTGTTAGCGAGTATCCAGGCGGCACGGCAATCGATGCTGTTGCATGGTCTAAATGTCGATCAGATCAATCAAATCGAACGCACTCGAGAGTTGGTCCGCGAAGTCACCGTGTATGCTCCGATCCTGCATACCGATCGTTCCATCCACCATGATTCGATAGACCCACCTCTGCCACCATCGGCTGGCCATCAAGGTGCGGGAAGCCAATTTGTGACGCACGATTCAAGGCATGCCAATGAGAATCACGGTCAACAGTTGACGTCCTTGGTTCAGCCTCCTCCGGCACATCCCGAACATGTTGATGCGGATTTCTTGATCACCGATTTGTTGGTGAGCCGAGGGCAGTCGGTTCAGGCGGGAGAAACGCTTTGCCAGCTTTCGGACTATAGCCAACTTTTGATCGAAGGCTCAGCCTTCCAGCGTGACAGCGAAACCCTACGTCGTGCCGCCGATCGAGAGGCTGATTTGCAAGCCGTGGTCGAACTCGGTTTCCAAGATCGAAAAATCGTCGATGGATTGAAGATCGTTTACCTAGGCAACGAAGTCGACCGTGAATCAAGGGCACTGCCGTTCTACGTCATGCTTGGGAACGAAGTCGAACGCAGCGTTCAGGTTGGTGACGAGCGATTTGTCAGTTGGCGATACAAGCCGGGGCAGCGTTTAACAATTCGAGTTCCGCTTCAAATGCTTGATGAAGCCATCGTTGTTCCAAAAGAAGCCGTTGCCGAGGAAGGTCCCGAGCGATACGTCTTTGTCGAAAATGATCATCATTTCGATAGAGTCTCTGTCCATGTTCTCGCACAGGATTCGGTCAATGTCGCGATCGCGAACGATGGGCAGCTTTGGCCTGGGCAAACGGTCGCGGTAAGCGGGTCTCACCAATTACAGATGGCGATCAAAAACAAGAGCGGTGGAGCGATCGATCCACATGCCGGACATAACCACTAAACCCTGAATTGGTTTTCATCGCAAGCGTCTCGTAAACGCTTCTGCGGAAAGTGTCGCATTCATTTCACTATCGATTCTGACTCGGGTTTCGTGTCGTCATGCTTGATTCCATTATTCGTTTCTCACTCCGCAATCGCCTGATTGTGCTTGCGGTCGCTGTCATCCTGATGGGGATGGGAGCTTGGCAGGCGATCCGTTTGCCGATCGACGTTTTTCCCAACCTAAATCGTCCTCGCGTCGTCATCATGACCGAGGCGGCGGGAATGGCACCCGAAGAAGTTGAAGCGTTGATCACGTTCCCTTTGGAAACGGCTTTCAATGGGGCCAGTGGTGTCGAAGCCGTTCGCAGCAGCAGCGGCATCGGGTTGTCGGTGATCTATGTGGAATTCGGCTGGGGAACGGATATCTATAACGACCGTCAGATCGTCAACGAGCGGCTACAGCTCGCCCAAGAAAACTTGCCTGCAGGTATCAAACCAACACTGGCACCGATCTCGTCCATTATGGGGCAGATCTTGATGTACGCGATGTGGAGTGAAGGTGGTGAAACAGAGCCGATGGAAGTCCGTACCATGGCCGACTGGATCGTCAGGCAGCGGCTGTTAACGATCCCTGGAGTTTCGCAAGTCTTCACGATGGGCGGAGGGCGGATGCAATACCAAGTGCTATTGGATCCGGACAAGCTTCGCGAGTTCGATTTGACGATTCACGAAGTCCATCAGGCCGTGCAAGAATCTAACTTAAACGCGACCGGCGGATACCTGGATGAACAGGGCAGCAACGAACTGTTGGTGCGTGGGTTGGGGCGTCTGACAAGCTTGGATGACCTTCGGCAAATCGTCGTGGTGATGCGAGAGAATCGCCCGGTGACGCTTGCCGATGTTGCAGACGTTGTGGAGGGCGCCCAAGTCAAACGCGGCGATTCGTCTGCGTTGATTCGTCAGGGTGACGGAACGATCGAAGGCGGACCCGCCGTTGTCCTGACCGTCAACAAGCAACCTGGTGCAGACACTCGCGCGGTTGACGATGCCATCCGGTTGGCATTGGAAGATCTAAAGGTGGCGATGCCCGATGACATTCGCATCGAAAACGTTTACTCGCAACGGTCGTTTATCGATCGAGCAATTGACAACGTGATCGAAGCCCTGGCAGATGGGGGCGTGTTGGTCCTGGTGATTCTGTTTTTGTTTTTGCTGAATTTTCGCACAACGTTTATCACGCTCACAGCGATTCCATTATCGATCATCACCACCGCGATTGTGTTCGCTGCCTTCGGTCTGTCGATCAATACGATGACTCTGGGTGGGCTAGCGGTGGCGATCGGCGAACTGGTTGATGACGCCATTGTTGATGTCGAGAACATCTTTCGCCGTCTGAAAGAGTGGCGATTGAAAAAGAGCAACGCCAGCCTTTCGTCAGCCCAGAAATTACGAGATGCAATTAAAGTCGTCTATGAAGCAAGCATCGAGGTGCGAAGTAGCGTCGTCTACGGAACGGCGATTGTTGTCATGGTTTTCTTGCCTCTGTTTGCACTGGAGGGCATGGAAGGAAAGTTATTCGTTCCTTTGGCCATGGGATACGTTGTTTCGCTTTTGGCTTCCCTGGTTGTGTCATTGACCGTCACTCCCGCCCTGTCGTCATTGCTGCTTGTCGGGAGTCGAGCATGGCGATTCGTTTTGCCCCTGTTTGCATTCGTGGTCGCAATGCTGATGGTGTATTGGTGCGTTCCACGAGTCTTTGATTTTGTTGGTTGGGATGTGCACTTGCCTGGAGGCAACCTTTGGTGGTCGATTGTCCTCACGCTACCGATCTGGATCATGATGCAGGTCGCAGAACGACTGTTGGGAGGCGAGGACGCTGAAGAGGGGCGATTGCTCGAAGGTTTGCACGGGATTGCCAAGATCGCGATCGATTTCAGCACGAAATTTTCAGGTCTCGTTCTAGGTTTGACTTTAGTCACCGTTGCATTTGCTGCACTGACACTGATGCGTCTGGAAAGTGACTTTCTGCCTCCTTTTAATGAGGGCTGTGTGCAGGTAAATGCTTTGTTGCCACCAGGGTCGTCACTTGCAACAAGCAACAAGATCGGCCTGGCGATTCAAGAAGAGCTGATCAAGATTCCTACGGTGCGTTCGATCGCAAGGAAAACAGGGCGAGCAGAATTGGACGAGCACGCCGAAGGTGTCAATGTCACCGAAATGTATTTGGAGATAGAGGAAGGAGCTGACCGAGAAAAAACAATTGAATCGATCCGTCTCACCATGGATGAAATTCCCGGTGTAGTTTCAAGTACGGAGCAGCCGTTGGCTCACCTAATCAGCCACATGATTTCCGGAGTCAAAGCTCAGATCGGTATCAAGCTGTACGGTGACGACTTGGATCTGCTGCGGAAAAAGGCGGAGGAGATGAAAGCGGAGATCGCAAGCGTTCCAGGGTTGGCGGACGTGATGATCGAACAGCAGACCAATATTCCACAACTGCGAATCGAACTTGACCGACAAGCGTTGAAGCAAGCAGGTCTGCGACCAGCTCAGGTGATGGAGATGGTCGAAACCGCGATGAACGGGACAGTGGTCAGCCAAATTTTGTTGGGGCAACGCAGTTTCAATCTTGTCGTTCGTATGGACGAACCGTATCGCGAAGACCTTTCGAAGCTTCGACGTTTGACCGTTCCGTTACCCGATGATGGGCGTTTGCCTTTGGAAACCGTTGCCAGAATCTATGAAAGCGGTGGCCCCAATACGATCAAACGCGAACAGGTTCGCCGTCGAATTGTATTGCAGGCGAATGTTGCAAATCGTGGTGTGGTGGATGTCGTTTCGGACATCAAAACACGTCTTGCCAACG
The Stieleria sp. JC731 genome window above contains:
- a CDS encoding sugar phosphate isomerase/epimerase family protein, which encodes MPALHRRLLLQSAAMLPFASLANANHTSTGRCTIGFGTYGHPNYSLTESIRLVASTGFDSIEIAAMPTYHGAPDQLTPADRQEVRQLVSDSGLQIGALMGLPNPDPKKSAEQNAWVEQMLQLAHDLSPQKPPIIQSVLGGGEWMEKRSIFRDVLGSWTELARKAGIRLAIKPHRGQAMSLPEHAIWLFEQLKQQESLCMVYDPSHFVFRGLDLQKTVQQSLRYTGYIVLKDAVEQDGKVNFALPGESRTMPHVELLRQFIEGGYRGEVCSEVSSMIWRQAGYDCKQATEVCFQNLSSIVDKASVGASPT
- a CDS encoding efflux RND transporter periplasmic adaptor subunit gives rise to the protein MNQKTKRIPDFRGPLVTLCVIVVVAIAGLYLFTSIPASNGWPLASLSADSDHSEDSGHDESHEGHDHSGHDHEGHSEADSIELSDQARANLRLTTTVASVQPFSEYVEIPGVVTPWPGRTHITITSPLTGVINSIRVSRGELVASGTPLFTLRLTHQDLVQTQEKFLTSLGQLDVEEREIRRLSSIASSGAIAANKRIEREYERDRLLASIQAARQSMLLHGLNVDQINQIERTRELVREVTVYAPILHTDRSIHHDSIDPPLPPSAGHQGAGSQFVTHDSRHANENHGQQLTSLVQPPPAHPEHVDADFLITDLLVSRGQSVQAGETLCQLSDYSQLLIEGSAFQRDSETLRRAADREADLQAVVELGFQDRKIVDGLKIVYLGNEVDRESRALPFYVMLGNEVERSVQVGDERFVSWRYKPGQRLTIRVPLQMLDEAIVVPKEAVAEEGPERYVFVENDHHFDRVSVHVLAQDSVNVAIANDGQLWPGQTVAVSGSHQLQMAIKNKSGGAIDPHAGHNH
- a CDS encoding efflux RND transporter permease subunit; this translates as MLDSIIRFSLRNRLIVLAVAVILMGMGAWQAIRLPIDVFPNLNRPRVVIMTEAAGMAPEEVEALITFPLETAFNGASGVEAVRSSSGIGLSVIYVEFGWGTDIYNDRQIVNERLQLAQENLPAGIKPTLAPISSIMGQILMYAMWSEGGETEPMEVRTMADWIVRQRLLTIPGVSQVFTMGGGRMQYQVLLDPDKLREFDLTIHEVHQAVQESNLNATGGYLDEQGSNELLVRGLGRLTSLDDLRQIVVVMRENRPVTLADVADVVEGAQVKRGDSSALIRQGDGTIEGGPAVVLTVNKQPGADTRAVDDAIRLALEDLKVAMPDDIRIENVYSQRSFIDRAIDNVIEALADGGVLVLVILFLFLLNFRTTFITLTAIPLSIITTAIVFAAFGLSINTMTLGGLAVAIGELVDDAIVDVENIFRRLKEWRLKKSNASLSSAQKLRDAIKVVYEASIEVRSSVVYGTAIVVMVFLPLFALEGMEGKLFVPLAMGYVVSLLASLVVSLTVTPALSSLLLVGSRAWRFVLPLFAFVVAMLMVYWCVPRVFDFVGWDVHLPGGNLWWSIVLTLPIWIMMQVAERLLGGEDAEEGRLLEGLHGIAKIAIDFSTKFSGLVLGLTLVTVAFAALTLMRLESDFLPPFNEGCVQVNALLPPGSSLATSNKIGLAIQEELIKIPTVRSIARKTGRAELDEHAEGVNVTEMYLEIEEGADREKTIESIRLTMDEIPGVVSSTEQPLAHLISHMISGVKAQIGIKLYGDDLDLLRKKAEEMKAEIASVPGLADVMIEQQTNIPQLRIELDRQALKQAGLRPAQVMEMVETAMNGTVVSQILLGQRSFNLVVRMDEPYREDLSKLRRLTVPLPDDGRLPLETVARIYESGGPNTIKREQVRRRIVLQANVANRGVVDVVSDIKTRLANVDLPPGYFLEYGGQFESQRSASRRLALLSGVAFLGMFLVLYTLFGNVNFAMQVLVALPTAFVGAVAALQLTGQNLTVAAMVGFISLCGIASRNGILLLNHYVHLVKFEGEGWTRAMVRRAGQERMAPVLMTALTSGIGLLPLALAAGEPGKEILYSIATVIVGGLITSTLAEFFVRPALFWMVGVEAGKQIVSTTDQDLFADPKPKVKPSH